Within the Syntrophales bacterium genome, the region AGGGTCCCGGTCGCGCCGTCCATGAGGGATTCGGCGATCCCGATGATGCCGTTCAGGGGCGTACGGAGCTCGTGGGAGGTGTTGGCCAGGAATTCATCCTTCAGTCTGTCGAGGGCCTTCAGTTTTTCGGAGAGCTCGGCAATCATCCGGTGTTCCCGGGAGAACTTTACGGCAAGCATGATGGACTCCGCTACGATGAAGGCGGAGAAGAAAAGGGCAAGGTAATAGCCGGTGTTGATGACCTGCAGGTAGTGAAGGATGTCGTTTGCCGTGCCTGCAATGACAAAGAAAAAGCCGGCGAAAAAGAGCCTGGAGTAGGGAGCCCTCTTCGCCATTGCATAAAGATTGATCCCGACGACGAAAACAAGGCTCGCCACAATGGCGAACAGATAATAGGTGAAGAGCGTGGAATAAAACAGGGTCGTCGTCGTAAACACCAGGAAAAGATAGATCGCGTGAACGGCCGTGAGAACGATGAAGGGGATCATCGGCACGAGGTTTTTCAAAAAATGGAAGACAAATGCCTGAAACGTCAATACGGCAAGAGGGATGACGGCCGTGGCGATCCTGGATCCGCTCCCGAACGGCAGTCCCGGGAAAAGATGGGAGATCAGCGTGTTGCCCGTGTACAGGGTTCTGACGGCGACGATCATGCAGAAAAGCCCGAAGTAGAGGAGCTCCTTCTCCTCTCTCCGGAAGATGTAAATGACCGTATGATAGAGGCCGGCGAACAGGCAGACGGCGATCAGGATCATCTCCAGGGAGATGCTGAATATCTGTTCCCGGTACACCAGGGATTCCGTGCCGAACGTGAAGCTCTGGCCGATCCCGGCGTTTCCATGCGAGCGGTTCCCGACCTGAAGAACGATTTCAACATCCTTTGAATCCGTGTGAATCGGATAGACGGCGGGCTTGAGGAACCGGATCTCTTTCCCCGCGATTGTCCCGTGCTGGTCCACGAGCTCGCCGTTGATCCACAACCTGTACTCGGTGAAGATTTCCGGGGTTTTCAGCGCGAGGTTTCCGTCTTTCCCCGAGGTCCTGATGATGAGCCTGTATGTTCCATAACCGGTGGACGGATAATTGCGGCCCGGGTATGCGGTCCAGAAGAGCGGGACGGGATAGTAGGCATGGTCCGGTGAAATCCCGCTCCACTCCTTCGATCCCGGTTCGAGGAGCCTGTTCCAGAAGAATTCCCATTTGCAGTCGAGTTTTACCGTTCCGTCGGACTGAAAATCGTGGGATGTCAGGTCGAGAACGCCGTCAACACTCCCAATGTCCACCTGTGGAGCGGCACTCAGAACCGTGGAGGCGGGCAGGACGAGCGCGAAGCACGGCAGAAGGACGAAAAGAGTAATGAGTGCGGAAGATCCCGTTTTATGCCTTGTCCCTCGATGCCTCATCTCCGCTCCCGTCCGCCGCATTCCATTTCCATACCGGCACGACCGTCTCCGGATGATCGGGTCATGCGGATCATCGATCTTCAGCGTTTTTTTTAAACGATGCGATCTTTTTCATCATGCCCGGCACGCATCACGGACCCTCACCGATCAGCGGCAGAACCTGCTCCACTTTGAAATAGATGAGAAATTTGGATTCTGTTTTGTCTCCGCCTTCCCCATCCCGATGTTTCCTCCGCCGCATTGCCTCGATCCTCGGCGAGTCTTTTTCTTCCCCGATTTTCGTGAGATAAAGCCGTTTGCCCCGATAGGAGCCCTCTTCCTTGAAAAGATAAACGGCGGAAGAATTGGACTGCAAATTTGCATGGGTCAGACGGTCGGCCGCGATGAACGCCACCGTTTCTTCATCAATGAAATGGGGACGTCCGTAAACGGCCGCATTGACCTTTCCTCCCGGACCGGAGGTGGAAAGGACACCGAATCCTCTGGTTTCTTCAAAGTATGCTTCGAGTTGCATGATTTCTCCTCCAGTTTTGGGATGTCCTTTCCGGTACCCGCGGTGAGGATTCGCCATGGACAGCCGGTAATCATGGCTTGTTTTTTAGAGAGCAGGCCTTGCCTGTATTTGTCAAGCAAATGCACAAACCGGCCCCGGGTTTCCACCTGGGGCCGGTTTGATACTGCGGTCGGCGATTTCCGCCATCTCGCAGCATGGGCATCACTGACGGCTGGCAGCCATTCAATGGATGTCATTGATATGTCTAATCTTTAACAACAGCACCCACGATCATGCCAATCATGCAAAACTCGATCGTTCCAAAAAATGCCCAACTGGCAACGAGCGAGAATGGCAGTGGATAGAGAACATATTGATTGATATCAACGATGATCGCAATCAATAGCCCAAAGCAGAAACCGAATGATAATCCTGTTTTAGGACTTTTCTCTGAAACGAAAAACGAATAGATTGCTGTAAAAAGGAATGATGTTGCGAGTGTTGCCAGGATCGATATCCATGCTTTCGATGAGAAATCCGCTCGCCTCAAAAATTCAGCTTGCTTGTTGGCTGCACTAAGGATGACGAGATGAACAAGTCCATTATAAATAATTGAAAAGATAAATGAGAGTCCTGTTGCAACAAGGAATTTCATCTTGTCCGTTTTCATATAAATTCAATTTCTTATCCCAGGACGAAGGAACGGTCCTGTTGAAGATCGAAGCCGGAAAGCAGAAAAGGGTTGGCGAATCTCGCCAACCCCGTTCATTTTTCTGGTGGGCCCTGGCGAGACCGAACCGCTGACCTTTTGATTAAGATTTCGCTGCACCATCAATAAAGTCAGGATTTCCGAAAGGTTACACACACGTTTTTTGACACGAAGTCAAA harbors:
- a CDS encoding pyridoxamine 5'-phosphate oxidase family protein, translated to MQLEAYFEETRGFGVLSTSGPGGKVNAAVYGRPHFIDEETVAFIAADRLTHANLQSNSSAVYLFKEEGSYRGKRLYLTKIGEEKDSPRIEAMRRRKHRDGEGGDKTESKFLIYFKVEQVLPLIGEGP